The Labrus bergylta chromosome 15, fLabBer1.1, whole genome shotgun sequence genome includes a region encoding these proteins:
- the paqr8 gene encoding membrane progestin receptor beta: MIGVILQQLNALTLSIKHGCRLPRLSDEIPSSFPSPRPTVVASQVPSLFREPYILSGYRPVNQDWRCYLLSLFQRHNESLNVWTHLLAGSVLLFRWWANVGTLGYTLDSASLPLSVFLLSSLTYLCFSVAAHLFQSHSEHAHYFFFFLDYVGVAVYQYGSSLGHYFYTSESAWRESCIGLLFLPGALFFGWCSCACCCFAKSRYRRPYPLERRICQLIPMSLAYLLDISPVVHRLCTVSWAQEPSLPFHALQIAFFLLSAVFFSCPIPERFFPGRCDFVGQGHQIFHLFLSLCTLFQLEALFQDYARRRDEVVEVFGERQLWWACVSILLLFLCCILTALITIKHMSKTLHSQKEREK; this comes from the coding sequence ATGATTGGTGTTATTCTGCAGCAGCTCAACGCCTTGACCCTGAGCATCAAGCACGGGTGCAGACTGCCCCGCCTCTCTGATGAAATCCCTTCCTCCTTTCCATCCCCTCGCCCAACAGTCGTAGCCTCCCAGGTCCCTAGCCTCTTCCGAGAGCCCTACATCTTGTCAGGATACCGTCCCGTCAACCAGGACTGGCGCTGCTACCTCCTGAGCCTcttccagagacacaatgaatCCCTGAATGTTTGGACTCACTTGTTGGCGGGTTCTGTGCTGCTGTTCCGCTGGTGGGCCAACGTAGGCACCCTGGGGTACACCTTAGATTCAGCTTCTCTACCTCTCAGTGTCTTCCTGCTATCTTCCCTTACCTATCTGTGTTTCAGTGTAGCGGCTCATCTTTTTCAGTCTCACTCTGAACATGCacactatttcttcttcttcctggaCTATGTGGGTGTTGCTGTCTATCAGTACGGCTCCTCACTTGGTCATTATTTCTACACATCAGAGTCCGCATGGAGGGAAAGCTGCATTGGACTGTTGTTTTTACCTGGAGCGTTGTTCTTTGGGTGGTGTTCCTGTGCATGCTGCTGTTTCGCTAAGTCCAGGTATCGCCGGCCATATCCGTTGGAACGCAGAATCTGTCAGCTGATTCCGATGTCCCTAGCATACCTGTTGGACATCAGCCCTGTGGTCCATCGCCTGTGTACTGTCTCCTGGGCACAGGAGCCCTCGCTGCCCTTCCATGCCCTCCAGATTGCCTTTTTCCTGCTGTCAGCTGTCTTTTTCTCCTGTCCCATCCCTGAGCGATTCTTCCCGGGCCGCTGTGACTTTGTGGGTCAGGGTCACCAGATCTTCCATCTGTTTCTGTCGCTGTGCACCCTTTTCCAGCTGGAGGCTCTGTTCCAGGACTACGCCAGACGGAGAGATGAAGTGGTGGAAGTATTTGGAGAGAGGCAGCTGTGGTGGGCTTGTGTGTCCATCCTACTACTGTTTCTGTGTTGCATCCTGACTGCCCTCATCACCATAAAGCACATGAGCAAAACACTGCATagccaaaaagagagagagaaatga